In Bacillus sp. NP247, one DNA window encodes the following:
- a CDS encoding transposase — MGKIRVTYDVEFKKQAIDLYLKDGMSYKNIAKELGIHHSVVSRWVKHFEAEGIKGLEEKRGKAKGPGLGRPRVRPEDPEAKIRRLEAENEMLKKLLGM, encoded by the coding sequence ATGGGAAAAATTAGAGTCACTTACGATGTAGAATTTAAGAAACAAGCTATAGATTTATACTTAAAAGACGGCATGAGTTATAAAAACATTGCGAAAGAATTAGGTATTCATCACTCGGTTGTAAGTCGTTGGGTGAAACACTTTGAAGCTGAAGGAATCAAAGGACTAGAAGAAAAACGCGGTAAAGCGAAAGGACCAGGTTTAGGTAGACCAAGGGTTAGACCCGAAGATCCAGAAGCTAAGATCAGACGATTAGAAGCGGAAAATGAAATGTTAAAAAAGCTCTTAGGGATGTAA
- the dhaK gene encoding dihydroxyacetone kinase subunit DhaK: protein MKKIINKPETLVMEMCNGMVMAHPELELLKKYKVIKKKEMNENKVTLISGGGSGHEPAHAGLVGKGMLDAAVCGDVFASPSQIQVYQAIKETASKKGTLLIIKNYSGDIMNFKNGAHLATEDGIEVDYVKVDDDIAVEDSLYTVGRRGVAGVILVHKIAGAAAEAGMDLGAVKAIAEKAAANVRTIGLALTSCTVPASGSPTFTLAEDEMEYGVGIHGEPGIKREKTMSADELANRMTNDLIKDLGVKDGEEIAVLVNGFGGTPLQELYLFNNAVTRELAARNIKINRVFVGNYMTSIDMAGMSLTVMKLDDELKTLLSKKCNTPAFKVDGPVESVEYVNVLEDVEEKEVSFEIETAEEHAVIKDNVITLNNMIYLVDKMSDIIIKNEVPFCELDTHAGDGDFGMSVAKGFKQLKREWQSIVGQENVTIGSFLDGCSMIIMEHCGGASGPIWGGAFRAASKAAGEKRELTAKEFAEMLQAALQGIQSIGERSFGRGAVVGDKTLVDALAPCVDSWFDSASNEVDIKTAFEKGAEAAVKGAEYTKEIVARMGRAGTVGERSLGYPDAGAHALGVIFTEIAGSLR, encoded by the coding sequence ATGAAAAAGATTATAAACAAACCAGAAACATTAGTAATGGAAATGTGTAACGGAATGGTTATGGCTCATCCAGAGCTTGAGCTTTTGAAAAAATATAAAGTGATTAAGAAGAAAGAAATGAATGAAAATAAAGTAACGTTAATTAGCGGCGGCGGTAGTGGTCATGAGCCAGCGCATGCAGGGCTAGTCGGAAAAGGAATGTTAGATGCGGCAGTGTGCGGAGATGTGTTTGCTTCGCCTTCACAAATCCAGGTCTATCAAGCAATTAAAGAGACAGCTAGTAAAAAAGGTACATTATTAATTATTAAAAATTACAGCGGCGATATTATGAATTTCAAAAACGGTGCGCATTTAGCGACTGAAGATGGAATTGAAGTAGACTACGTAAAAGTGGACGATGATATTGCGGTAGAAGATAGTTTGTATACAGTAGGACGCCGCGGCGTTGCGGGAGTTATTTTAGTTCATAAAATTGCTGGCGCAGCAGCGGAAGCAGGTATGGATTTAGGAGCGGTGAAAGCTATCGCTGAAAAAGCAGCGGCTAACGTGCGCACAATTGGTTTAGCGTTAACTTCTTGTACAGTACCAGCGAGTGGTTCACCTACTTTTACACTTGCGGAAGATGAAATGGAATACGGCGTTGGTATTCACGGCGAACCAGGAATTAAGCGTGAAAAAACGATGTCAGCTGATGAATTAGCTAACCGTATGACAAATGATTTAATAAAAGATTTAGGAGTAAAAGATGGCGAAGAAATTGCGGTTCTAGTAAACGGTTTTGGCGGAACACCACTGCAAGAACTTTACCTATTTAACAACGCAGTTACGAGAGAATTAGCTGCTAGAAACATTAAAATTAATAGAGTATTCGTTGGTAACTATATGACGAGTATTGATATGGCTGGTATGTCTTTAACAGTAATGAAATTAGATGATGAGCTAAAAACTTTATTATCGAAAAAGTGTAATACACCAGCGTTTAAAGTAGATGGACCAGTTGAAAGTGTTGAGTACGTGAATGTACTTGAAGATGTAGAAGAGAAGGAAGTTTCCTTCGAAATAGAAACAGCGGAAGAGCACGCTGTGATTAAAGACAATGTCATTACATTAAACAACATGATCTATCTCGTTGATAAAATGAGCGACATTATTATTAAAAATGAAGTACCGTTCTGTGAGTTAGATACACATGCAGGTGACGGCGACTTCGGAATGAGTGTAGCAAAAGGATTTAAGCAATTAAAACGTGAGTGGCAATCTATTGTAGGACAAGAGAATGTAACAATCGGATCATTTCTTGACGGTTGTTCAATGATTATTATGGAACATTGCGGCGGCGCTTCTGGTCCAATTTGGGGTGGTGCATTCCGCGCAGCTAGTAAAGCAGCAGGCGAAAAACGTGAGCTAACAGCTAAAGAATTCGCTGAAATGTTACAAGCAGCACTTCAAGGTATACAATCTATCGGTGAAAGATCGTTCGGCAGAGGAGCGGTAGTTGGTGATAAAACACTTGTTGACGCACTTGCTCCATGTGTAGACTCTTGGTTCGATAGCGCTTCAAACGAAGTAGACATAAAAACTGCCTTTGAAAAAGGAGCAGAAGCAGCGGTTAAAGGAGCAGAGTATACGAAAGAAATCGTCGCTCGCATGGGCCGCGCTGGTACAGTTGGCGAAAGAAGTTTAGGATATCCGGATGCAGGTGCGCATGCACTTGGGGTTATCTTTACGGAGATTGCGGGTAGTTTGAGATAG
- a CDS encoding general stress protein, with protein sequence MKKIFGTILGLTLSAALSIGLAFPSQSESKEQVDSTKSSTIMYMQSSHGDSW encoded by the coding sequence ATGAAGAAAATTTTCGGAACGATTTTAGGTTTAACCCTTTCAGCTGCTTTATCTATAGGATTAGCATTCCCTTCACAATCAGAATCCAAGGAACAAGTTGATTCGACTAAATCTAGTACAATTATGTACATGCAATCCAGTCACGGTGACTCCTGGTAA
- a CDS encoding immune inhibitor A domain-containing protein has product MKKNKKLKPLSVLATAAVLSSSFAFGSHAAYADAPSSLPIDEHLIPDERLAEALKQRGVIDQSASQAETSKAVEKYVEKKKGENPGKEILTGDSLTQEASDFMKKVKDAKMKENEQAQQQAVGPAAGQGAGLNSSKLNGKVPTAPAKQEEYNGAVRKDKVLVLLVEFSDFKHNNIDQEPGYMYSKDFNREHYQKMLFGDEPFTLFDGSKINTFKQYYEEQSGGSYTVDGTVTEWLTVPGKASDYGADAGTGHDNKGPLGPRDLVKEALKAAVAKGINLADFDQYDQYDQNGDGNKNEPDGIIDHLMVVHAGVGQEAGGGKLKDDAIWSHRSKLGSKPYAIDGTKSSVSNWGGKMAAYDYTIEPEDGAVGVFAHEYGHDLGLPDEYDTKYSGQGEPVESWSIMSGGSWAGKIAGTEPTSFSPQNKEFFQKNMNGNWANIVEVDYDKLRTGVGVATYLDQSVTKSKRPGIVRVNLPDKDIKNIESAFGKKFYYSTKGNDIHTTLETPVFDLTNAKDAKFDYKTFYELEAKYDFLDVNAITEDGTKTRIDRIGEKDVKGGMDTTDGKWVDKSYDLSKFKGKKVKLQFEYLTDIAVAYKGFALDNAALTVDGKVVFSDDAEGQPAMTLKGFTVSNGLEQKKNNYYVEWRNYAGSDTALQHARGPVFNTGMVVWYADQSFTDNWVGVHPGEGFLGVVDSHPEAIVGTLNGQPTVKSSTRYQIADAAFSFDQTPAWRVDSPTRGIFDYKGLPGVAKFDDSKQYINSAIPDAGRKLPKLGLKFEVVGQAEDKSAGAVWIHR; this is encoded by the coding sequence TTGAAAAAGAATAAGAAGTTAAAACCATTATCAGTTTTAGCAACAGCGGCAGTACTAAGTAGTAGTTTTGCTTTTGGAAGTCATGCAGCTTATGCTGATGCGCCATCATCTCTACCAATAGATGAGCATTTAATACCGGATGAGCGTTTGGCAGAAGCGCTAAAACAACGGGGCGTAATTGATCAATCTGCATCACAAGCTGAGACGTCAAAGGCTGTTGAGAAATATGTTGAGAAAAAGAAAGGGGAAAACCCTGGGAAAGAAATCTTGACAGGAGATAGTCTTACGCAAGAAGCTTCTGATTTTATGAAAAAAGTTAAAGATGCAAAAATGAAGGAAAATGAACAGGCGCAGCAGCAGGCAGTAGGGCCAGCAGCTGGACAAGGTGCTGGATTGAATTCTAGTAAATTAAATGGAAAAGTACCTACTGCACCAGCGAAGCAAGAAGAGTACAATGGTGCTGTTCGAAAAGATAAAGTACTTGTTTTACTCGTAGAATTTAGCGATTTTAAGCATAACAATATTGATCAAGAGCCAGGATACATGTATTCTAAGGACTTTAATCGTGAACATTATCAAAAAATGTTATTTGGTGATGAACCATTTACTCTATTTGATGGATCGAAAATTAATACATTTAAACAATATTATGAAGAACAATCTGGTGGTAGCTACACAGTTGATGGAACTGTAACGGAATGGCTTACTGTTCCAGGGAAAGCTTCAGATTATGGTGCGGATGCGGGCACTGGTCATGATAATAAGGGTCCTTTAGGGCCACGCGATCTTGTGAAAGAAGCATTAAAAGCAGCGGTAGCAAAAGGGATAAATTTAGCAGACTTTGATCAATATGATCAGTACGATCAAAATGGTGATGGAAATAAAAACGAGCCAGATGGCATTATTGATCATTTAATGGTTGTACATGCTGGCGTGGGTCAAGAAGCTGGCGGCGGTAAATTGAAAGATGATGCGATTTGGTCTCATCGTTCAAAACTTGGATCAAAACCATATGCGATTGATGGCACAAAATCTTCTGTTTCAAATTGGGGCGGAAAGATGGCTGCATACGATTATACAATCGAGCCTGAGGACGGAGCAGTTGGTGTGTTTGCGCATGAGTATGGTCATGATTTAGGATTACCAGATGAGTACGATACGAAGTACTCAGGACAAGGTGAACCTGTTGAGTCATGGTCTATTATGAGCGGCGGAAGCTGGGCTGGAAAAATTGCAGGAACAGAGCCAACAAGTTTCTCACCACAAAATAAAGAATTTTTCCAAAAGAATATGAATGGCAACTGGGCGAATATCGTTGAGGTAGATTATGATAAACTTCGCACAGGAGTCGGTGTTGCAACATATTTAGATCAAAGTGTTACAAAATCAAAACGACCAGGAATCGTTCGTGTTAACTTGCCAGACAAAGATATCAAAAATATCGAATCGGCATTTGGTAAGAAGTTTTATTACAGCACAAAAGGAAATGACATTCATACAACACTTGAAACACCAGTATTTGACTTAACAAATGCAAAAGATGCTAAGTTCGATTATAAGACATTCTACGAACTTGAAGCGAAGTATGATTTCCTTGACGTAAATGCGATTACAGAAGATGGAACGAAGACACGTATTGATAGAATTGGCGAAAAAGATGTAAAAGGCGGTATGGATACAACTGATGGTAAGTGGGTTGATAAATCATACGATTTAAGCAAATTCAAAGGGAAAAAAGTAAAACTGCAATTTGAATATTTAACAGATATTGCAGTAGCTTATAAAGGATTTGCGTTAGATAATGCAGCATTAACTGTAGATGGCAAAGTTGTTTTCTCAGATGATGCAGAAGGCCAACCAGCAATGACATTAAAAGGATTTACTGTATCTAACGGATTGGAACAGAAAAAAAATAACTACTATGTAGAGTGGAGAAATTACGCTGGTTCTGACACGGCGTTACAACATGCGCGTGGTCCAGTATTTAATACAGGAATGGTTGTATGGTATGCGGATCAAAGCTTTACAGATAACTGGGTAGGCGTTCATCCAGGTGAAGGATTCTTAGGAGTAGTAGATTCTCATCCAGAGGCAATCGTAGGTACATTAAACGGGCAACCGACTGTGAAGAGCAGTACGCGTTATCAAATTGCCGATGCGGCATTCTCATTTGATCAAACGCCAGCATGGAGAGTAGATTCGCCAACTCGCGGTATCTTTGACTATAAAGGATTACCAGGAGTTGCAAAATTTGATGATTCTAAGCAGTACATCAACAGCGCGATTCCAGATGCAGGACGTAAGTTACCGAAACTAGGATTAAAGTTTGAAGTAGTAGGCCAAGCAGAAGACAAGTCTGCAGGTGCAGTTTGGATTCATCGATAG
- a CDS encoding PadR family transcriptional regulator — protein sequence MNRDKNLPLTETTYYVLLALLEPAHGYLMMQKVEELSDHQVKIAAGTLYGAVENLLKQQLIESVKSEDKRRKVYVITERGKEVLHLDFMRMQHIIGVTKSLLHV from the coding sequence ATGAATAGAGATAAAAATTTACCATTAACGGAAACAACGTATTACGTTCTTTTAGCTTTACTGGAGCCAGCTCATGGTTATTTAATGATGCAAAAGGTGGAGGAACTTAGTGATCATCAAGTGAAAATCGCAGCGGGTACATTGTATGGTGCGGTTGAAAATTTATTAAAGCAACAATTAATAGAATCGGTAAAAAGTGAAGATAAACGAAGAAAAGTGTATGTAATTACTGAGCGTGGGAAAGAAGTATTACACTTAGACTTTATGAGGATGCAGCATATTATTGGGGTTACAAAAAGCTTATTACATGTATAG
- a CDS encoding cysteine hydrolase family protein, with protein MMKSCTAFLIIDVQVGSFEERKVLYNRTELLRVIQLLISKARSASAPIFYMKFNGKSGSSLRQGTPGWEIHKSITPATGDVVLEKSHPDSFHKTSLQQELEMRNIKRVVIAGIQSEICIDATCRRAYSLGYDVTLVKNGHSTYNSTVLSASQIIKHHNEIIGQWFARVKNSESIEF; from the coding sequence ATGATGAAAAGCTGTACAGCATTCCTTATTATTGATGTACAGGTAGGTTCATTTGAGGAGAGAAAAGTCCTATATAATAGAACGGAATTATTAAGAGTCATTCAATTATTGATTTCTAAAGCCCGTTCTGCTTCAGCCCCTATTTTTTATATGAAGTTTAATGGGAAGTCTGGTTCTTCGCTTAGACAAGGGACACCTGGATGGGAAATTCATAAATCAATTACTCCAGCAACAGGAGATGTCGTTCTTGAAAAGAGTCATCCGGATTCTTTTCATAAAACGAGTCTTCAACAAGAGCTGGAAATGAGAAATATAAAACGAGTTGTTATAGCAGGAATTCAATCTGAAATTTGCATAGATGCAACATGCCGGCGTGCATACAGCTTAGGATATGACGTTACTCTTGTAAAGAATGGACATAGTACATATAATTCTACAGTTTTATCGGCGTCTCAAATTATTAAGCATCATAACGAGATAATAGGTCAATGGTTTGCCCGTGTAAAAAATTCCGAAAGTATAGAGTTTTAA
- a CDS encoding DUF2812 domain-containing protein: MWRLKFFLDFEKEEKWLEEMAWKGYQLKSNTFGYKFKIAEPEDTEIKIDHRVFNRRSDFINYCTLFEDSGWKHIAGNWWSGTQYFKKVDEESEDDIFSDQMSRAGKYKRLSKTFLELAICYLPLLILFMFNNTVNIGAIINPRELYFTPGLWDKQGAAFLGSFLFETPFALMRGIAGLFIPVAIVMFFVCSYKANRLYEERR; encoded by the coding sequence ATGTGGAGATTGAAATTTTTTTTAGACTTTGAGAAAGAGGAGAAATGGTTAGAAGAGATGGCTTGGAAAGGTTATCAACTAAAAAGTAATACATTTGGTTATAAATTTAAAATCGCAGAACCGGAAGATACGGAAATTAAAATAGATCATAGAGTATTTAATAGACGAAGTGATTTTATTAATTATTGTACGTTATTTGAAGATAGTGGCTGGAAGCATATAGCCGGTAATTGGTGGTCAGGCACGCAATATTTTAAAAAGGTAGATGAGGAAAGCGAAGATGACATTTTTTCAGATCAAATGTCACGAGCAGGGAAGTACAAGCGTCTATCTAAGACATTTTTAGAATTGGCGATATGTTATTTGCCACTGTTAATCCTATTTATGTTTAATAATACGGTTAATATAGGAGCGATTATAAATCCAAGAGAACTGTACTTTACACCGGGTTTATGGGATAAGCAAGGTGCAGCATTTTTAGGGTCATTCTTATTTGAAACACCATTTGCATTAATGAGAGGAATTGCAGGGCTATTTATTCCGGTTGCGATTGTTATGTTTTTCGTTTGCTCGTATAAGGCAAATAGGTTGTATGAAGAGAGAAGATGA
- a CDS encoding IS3 family transposase (programmed frameshift), translating into MTKKLFTTKETQNLSKNPYVKSVSEKGITYTDEFKRIFIEENEKGKPPRIIFEECGFDIDIIGLQRAVSSGNRWRTSYKENGVFGLRDTRKENSGRKLERELTLEEKYARLEAERNLLKAENELLKKIKFYGREDGKKITLQPSQKYLLIRSIIEKYSLKNMVRYLCKIAGVSRSGYYNYFSTTSQSRREERIHQDEVVKKLILKAFQFKNRKKGARQIKMTLAGQFQVVYNLKRIRRIMKKYGIICPIRKANPYKRMLKATKEHFVVPNQLKREFRQGAPGKVLLTDITYLFYGKNQKGYLSTILDGSTNEILAYHVSERLTLDIATTTLHKLKKNKRVRLTEGAYIHSDQGAHYTSPTYQKLVKKLKLGQSMSRRGNCWDNAPQESFFGHFKDEAHIKTCTSFPQLKQGIKDYMKYYNQHRYQWNLKKMTPVEYRNHLLDAA; encoded by the exons ATGACAAAAAAATTATTCACCACAAAGGAAACACAAAACCTATCGAAGAATCCATACGTAAAATCTGTAAGTGAGAAAGGCATTACCTACACAGATGAATTTAAACGTATCTTTATTGAAGAAAATGAAAAGGGAAAACCACCTCGTATTATTTTTGAAGAATGTGGATTTGATATAGACATCATCGGTCTACAACGTGCTGTGTCATCAGGAAATAGATGGCGTACTTCCTATAAGGAAAATGGTGTGTTTGGTTTAAGAGATACACGTAAGGAAAACTCGGGAAGAAAGCTAGAAAGAGAGCTTACATTAGAAGAGAAATATGCACGTTTGGAAGCGGAACGAAACTTATTAAAAGCTGAAAATGAGCTGTTAAAAAAGATCAAAT TTTATGGAAGGGAGGATGGGAAAAAAATAACGTTACAACCTAGTCAAAAGTACCTATTAATTCGTTCTATTATTGAAAAATATAGCCTAAAAAATATGGTGAGATATTTGTGTAAAATTGCAGGTGTTTCGCGTTCTGGATACTATAATTATTTTTCCACCACTTCTCAAAGTAGGCGAGAAGAAAGAATACATCAAGATGAAGTGGTGAAGAAACTCATATTAAAGGCATTTCAATTTAAAAATCGAAAGAAAGGGGCGCGCCAAATCAAAATGACATTGGCGGGTCAATTTCAAGTTGTCTACAATTTGAAACGTATCCGTAGAATCATGAAAAAATATGGGATAATCTGTCCCATTCGTAAAGCGAATCCCTATAAAAGAATGTTGAAAGCGACGAAAGAACACTTCGTGGTACCGAATCAATTAAAGCGAGAATTCAGGCAAGGTGCACCTGGAAAGGTACTTCTGACAGATATCACATACCTGTTTTATGGTAAAAATCAGAAAGGATATTTATCTACCATTCTAGACGGGTCCACAAATGAAATTTTGGCGTATCATGTTTCAGAACGACTTACACTAGATATCGCAACGACGACTCTTCACAAACTAAAGAAGAATAAGAGAGTGCGATTAACGGAAGGTGCCTATATTCATTCAGATCAAGGAGCTCATTACACAAGTCCTACTTATCAAAAATTAGTCAAAAAATTAAAGCTGGGACAATCTATGTCAAGACGAGGAAACTGTTGGGATAATGCCCCTCAAGAATCTTTTTTCGGGCACTTTAAAGATGAAGCGCACATAAAAACTTGTACGTCTTTCCCTCAGTTAAAACAAGGAATTAAAGACTATATGAAATACTATAATCAGCATAGATATCAATGGAATTTAAAGAAGATGACTCCTGTTGAATACAGAAATCATCTTCTTGATGCCGCCTAA
- a CDS encoding DUF6241 domain-containing protein yields MKRKLLTALTCGTLLMGMAACSLNEKTTTESKPKQEEKVQEKTKVQTIQKQQKDSYVVSEDELSKAAQSIGEIQNEQTINDMMIHMSLQKLTFNGNNLHVPGTREVGRFQMTKENIQYLKNNLNVINNNERPKYESILNKWYDGNFEFAVEDFREIHYLRSGTKQSMEGSKLAKKTDSDEEEFILHFFGQEGIDIHNKEWKHGEL; encoded by the coding sequence ATGAAACGAAAGTTACTTACGGCGTTAACATGCGGTACATTGCTTATGGGAATGGCTGCTTGTAGCTTAAATGAGAAGACTACAACTGAATCAAAACCTAAACAAGAAGAAAAGGTTCAGGAAAAAACGAAAGTTCAAACCATTCAAAAGCAGCAAAAAGATAGTTATGTAGTAAGTGAAGATGAATTATCTAAAGCGGCACAGTCGATTGGGGAAATCCAAAACGAGCAAACTATAAATGACATGATGATACATATGTCATTACAAAAACTCACATTCAATGGGAATAATCTTCATGTTCCTGGTACCCGTGAGGTAGGGCGATTTCAAATGACGAAAGAAAACATTCAGTACTTAAAAAATAACTTAAATGTTATTAATAATAATGAAAGACCAAAATATGAATCTATTTTGAACAAATGGTACGATGGAAATTTCGAATTTGCAGTTGAAGACTTTAGAGAAATTCATTATTTACGTTCTGGAACAAAGCAAAGTATGGAGGGATCTAAACTAGCTAAAAAAACTGATAGTGATGAAGAAGAATTTATTCTCCATTTCTTTGGTCAAGAAGGAATAGATATTCATAATAAAGAGTGGAAACATGGAGAGTTATAG
- a CDS encoding S-layer homology domain-containing protein, translated as MYTKLLKSITSLTLIGSALLYTNVGEIKAAEAGVFSDVPTSHWSYPAIKDLASKNIISGYGNGIFGFGDVATREQVAALVYRVLVPNKQGGSFSNDGTRYVLEDGSTFKNPYGDINRDSTMFPEEVLTLTNLGVFKGDENGRFRPKASVSRAEMAQILTNAFHISAKQKHTFNDVPSGFWAENAISAVQSNEIAAGTGEGKFGPYNTVTREQYAQFLYNALKYKKPEVAVQDTEDAALLTAFKNEVQKRINTYETNITLPYKTENSNTKEVMNTLFNAYKEVASKNEYTNYNRSNVSYGLSGSPGNYTFTLKITYRETKEQTEYVMKQAKAIVSSIIQAGMDDHEKVKAIHDYVVKNVSYDTSYKAYTAYEALANRSAVCQGYTLLTYQLLKEAGIENHFVVGTGDGQPHAWNLVKIDSKWYHLDTTFDDPVPDVQGRVTYSYFNLSDEQIARNHVWNRSDYPQATTNYYSTLTNKIAAGGTKTPAYQQILKDTKLNYLGNEYIANNYNEFKNKMQQRYSTKSAKIEILYKQSMDGALQDVKKVIGEIGYPQGANRVSYKAEPYNAKEGYSLVTITFMY; from the coding sequence ATGTACACAAAACTATTAAAATCAATTACGTCATTAACGCTTATTGGTAGCGCTTTATTATATACAAATGTTGGTGAGATAAAAGCTGCTGAAGCCGGCGTTTTTTCTGATGTGCCTACATCGCATTGGTCGTATCCTGCGATTAAAGATTTAGCGAGCAAAAATATTATTTCAGGTTATGGAAATGGGATATTTGGCTTTGGGGATGTTGCGACGAGGGAGCAGGTGGCAGCGTTAGTTTATCGAGTGCTAGTGCCGAATAAGCAAGGCGGTTCCTTTAGTAATGATGGAACTCGTTACGTATTAGAAGATGGCTCTACGTTTAAAAATCCTTACGGTGATATTAATCGAGATTCTACAATGTTTCCAGAAGAGGTATTAACTTTAACGAATTTAGGGGTTTTTAAAGGTGACGAAAATGGCCGATTTAGACCTAAAGCTTCTGTGAGTCGTGCGGAAATGGCACAAATTCTTACAAATGCTTTTCACATTTCTGCTAAACAAAAACACACATTTAACGATGTTCCAAGTGGTTTTTGGGCAGAAAATGCGATTAGTGCCGTGCAGTCAAACGAGATTGCAGCTGGTACAGGGGAAGGGAAATTTGGGCCATATAATACGGTAACACGTGAACAGTATGCACAGTTTTTATATAATGCATTGAAATATAAAAAGCCTGAAGTTGCGGTGCAAGATACAGAGGATGCGGCACTATTAACAGCATTCAAAAATGAAGTGCAAAAGCGTATTAATACGTATGAAACGAACATTACACTTCCATATAAAACGGAAAATAGTAATACAAAAGAAGTGATGAATACACTCTTTAACGCATATAAAGAAGTCGCGAGTAAAAATGAGTATACAAATTATAATAGATCGAATGTTTCATATGGACTTTCTGGATCACCTGGAAATTATACATTTACATTAAAGATTACATATCGCGAAACGAAAGAACAAACCGAGTATGTGATGAAACAAGCGAAAGCGATCGTTTCTTCTATTATTCAAGCCGGGATGGATGATCATGAAAAAGTGAAGGCGATTCATGATTACGTCGTAAAAAATGTTTCTTACGATACGTCATATAAAGCTTATACAGCATATGAGGCACTCGCGAATCGTTCTGCCGTTTGCCAAGGTTACACACTATTAACCTATCAATTATTAAAAGAAGCTGGAATTGAGAATCATTTTGTAGTAGGAACTGGAGACGGTCAGCCTCATGCTTGGAATTTAGTGAAAATCGATAGCAAGTGGTACCATCTTGATACAACATTTGATGATCCAGTGCCAGATGTACAAGGCCGCGTAACGTATTCATATTTCAACTTATCAGATGAGCAAATTGCAAGAAATCACGTGTGGAACAGAAGTGATTATCCGCAAGCTACAACAAACTATTATAGTACATTAACAAATAAAATTGCGGCAGGTGGTACGAAAACCCCTGCATATCAGCAAATATTAAAAGATACAAAGTTAAATTATTTAGGAAATGAATACATTGCAAATAACTATAATGAATTCAAAAATAAAATGCAGCAACGTTATAGCACAAAGTCAGCAAAGATTGAAATCCTTTATAAACAATCAATGGATGGCGCATTGCAAGATGTGAAAAAAGTAATTGGAGAAATTGGTTATCCGCAAGGAGCGAACCGTGTTTCTTATAAAGCGGAGCCGTATAATGCAAAAGAAGGGTATTCTTTGGTGACGATTACGTTTATGTATTGA
- the dhaS gene encoding dihydroxyacetone kinase transcriptional activator DhaS encodes MTSSIISKKIIANSLKHLMETESFHKISVSDIMINCQMRRQTFYYHFKDKFELLSWIYREETKENIIDFLDYETWENIFDLLFDYFYENQKFYRNAFKVIEQNSFNHYLFEHTKNLYMKIIDELSMSCRLTLSIETKNTIASFYSHGFVGTIKDWIESKCEVNPSIMSSLMKNMINNQLLLLLEQSANKS; translated from the coding sequence ATGACCTCTTCTATAATTTCTAAAAAGATAATCGCGAACTCGTTGAAACATTTAATGGAAACAGAGTCGTTTCATAAAATATCAGTGAGCGATATTATGATAAACTGTCAAATGCGTAGGCAAACTTTTTATTATCATTTTAAAGATAAATTCGAACTATTGAGCTGGATTTATAGAGAAGAAACGAAAGAAAATATTATAGACTTTCTCGACTATGAAACATGGGAAAATATTTTTGATTTATTATTTGATTACTTTTACGAAAATCAAAAATTTTACCGAAATGCTTTTAAAGTCATTGAGCAAAACTCGTTTAATCACTATTTATTTGAGCATACGAAAAACTTATATATGAAGATTATTGATGAACTATCTATGAGCTGTAGATTAACTCTTTCTATTGAAACAAAAAATACGATTGCCTCCTTTTATAGTCACGGCTTCGTTGGAACGATAAAAGATTGGATTGAAAGCAAGTGCGAAGTAAATCCGTCCATCATGTCTTCTCTCATGAAAAATATGATAAATAATCAATTACTACTTTTACTCGAACAATCAGCAAACAAATCATAA